A genome region from Yoonia vestfoldensis includes the following:
- a CDS encoding DUF1489 family protein produces the protein MTKIIHLLKLSVGTDDMADLAAWQADRRAQTEDRMPRHITRMWPKREDEILNGGSIFWVIKGVILCRQPILRLDEYIGGDGIRRCAIVCKPGLIRVAATPKRAFQGWRYLPAADAPADLPAGRQHEEALPPELSKALAAIGVR, from the coding sequence ATGACCAAGATTATCCATCTGCTTAAGCTATCGGTCGGCACGGATGATATGGCCGATCTTGCCGCATGGCAGGCGGATAGGCGCGCGCAGACCGAGGATAGGATGCCGCGCCACATCACCCGCATGTGGCCCAAGCGTGAGGATGAAATCCTGAACGGCGGGTCGATATTCTGGGTGATCAAGGGCGTGATCCTGTGTCGCCAACCGATCTTGCGGCTGGACGAATATATCGGCGGCGACGGTATCCGCCGCTGCGCCATTGTCTGCAAACCCGGCCTGATCCGTGTGGCAGCAACGCCCAAGCGCGCCTTTCAGGGCTGGCGCTATCTGCCCGCAGCGGATGCCCCCGCCGATCTGCCCGCAGGCCGCCAGCATGAAGAGGCGCTGCCCCCCGAATTGTCCAAGGCCTTGGCCGCCATCGGGGTGCGCTAA
- a CDS encoding AMP-binding protein, which yields MSIYHTPFADVPLRDQSITERVFDGLRGRPDDVVLIDGPTGRSLTAADFMDRVKRLAGGLTAAGLGQGKVVALMAPNMPEYCVIFHAVAWAGGTITTLNPTYTATEIRHQLADSRADVLITIPDFLATARDGAGDLEVIAIGSDAYDALLGDPLPAQVPVDIVAHSVVLPYSSGTTGLPKGVMLSHRNLVVNVDQIIAAADFRKGEVAAGFLPFFHIYGMTVLMNVHLAGGGAVVTMPRFDLPLFLQISQDHKARRMWIVPPVALALAKHPLVDQYDLSSVAQVFSGAAPMGADLSDAVGKRLDCICLQGYGMTELAPVSHVTPANAALAGASGQAVPNTSCRIVDIETGADLPAGEDGELWIKGPQVMQGYLNNPTATAATITADGWLRTGDIVRIDENGYMFIVDRLKELIKYKGFQVAPAELEAALVALDGISDAAVIGLPDAEAGELPIAFVVAGDGAPDTDAIMAHLGRTLAHYKQLHQIHIVPEIPKSASGKILRRVLRDRIAIGATG from the coding sequence ATGTCAATCTACCACACGCCTTTTGCCGATGTGCCTCTGCGCGATCAATCTATCACCGAACGCGTGTTTGACGGGCTGCGGGGCCGCCCGGATGATGTGGTGCTGATCGACGGGCCGACCGGGCGCAGCCTGACGGCCGCGGATTTCATGGATCGGGTCAAGCGGCTGGCGGGCGGGCTGACAGCGGCCGGGCTGGGGCAAGGCAAGGTCGTGGCTTTGATGGCCCCCAATATGCCCGAATATTGCGTGATCTTTCATGCCGTCGCTTGGGCGGGCGGCACGATCACCACGCTGAACCCGACCTATACCGCGACCGAAATCCGCCACCAGCTGGCGGATTCGCGTGCGGATGTGCTGATCACCATCCCCGATTTTCTGGCCACAGCCCGCGATGGTGCGGGCGATCTGGAGGTAATCGCTATCGGGTCCGATGCTTATGACGCGCTGCTGGGCGATCCTCTGCCCGCGCAGGTGCCGGTCGATATCGTGGCGCATAGTGTCGTGCTGCCCTATTCGTCGGGCACCACGGGCCTGCCCAAAGGCGTGATGCTGTCGCATCGCAACCTTGTCGTGAACGTGGACCAGATCATCGCCGCCGCCGATTTCCGCAAGGGCGAGGTCGCGGCGGGGTTCCTGCCCTTCTTTCATATCTACGGGATGACCGTGCTGATGAATGTGCATCTGGCAGGCGGTGGTGCGGTGGTAACGATGCCGCGTTTCGATCTGCCGCTGTTCTTGCAGATCTCTCAGGACCACAAGGCGCGGCGCATGTGGATCGTCCCACCCGTGGCGCTGGCGCTGGCCAAACATCCGCTGGTGGATCAATATGATCTGTCCAGCGTCGCGCAGGTGTTTTCCGGTGCCGCCCCGATGGGGGCGGACTTGTCGGATGCCGTGGGCAAGCGGCTGGATTGCATCTGCCTGCAAGGCTACGGGATGACCGAGCTTGCCCCGGTGTCCCATGTCACGCCTGCCAATGCGGCACTGGCTGGCGCATCCGGTCAGGCCGTGCCCAATACCTCCTGCCGGATCGTCGATATCGAGACGGGGGCGGACCTGCCTGCTGGCGAAGATGGTGAATTATGGATCAAGGGGCCGCAGGTGATGCAGGGCTATCTGAACAATCCCACGGCGACCGCCGCCACGATCACGGCAGATGGCTGGCTGCGCACCGGCGACATCGTGCGGATTGACGAAAACGGCTATATGTTCATCGTCGACCGGCTGAAGGAACTGATCAAATACAAAGGCTTTCAGGTCGCCCCCGCCGAGCTGGAGGCCGCCTTGGTCGCGCTTGACGGGATCAGCGACGCTGCCGTGATCGGCCTGCCCGATGCCGAGGCGGGCGAATTGCCGATTGCCTTTGTCGTGGCGGGGGATGGCGCGCCCGATACCGATGCGATCATGGCGCATCTGGGCCGGACGCTGGCGCATTACAAGCAATTGCACCAGATCCATATCGTGCCGGAAATTCCCAAATCGGCCTCGGGCAAGATATTGCGGCGGGTGTTACGCGACCGGATTGCAATCGGCGCAACCGGCTGA